The Anaerotignum faecicola nucleotide sequence GTTACCAGCAAATGTATCATAATTGATAATGGTCACTCCGTCCGGTATAATCAAGTCTCCTGTAAAGTTACAGTGGTAAAATGCAAGCCCGCCAATATAGTTTAATTTCTCTGGCAAAATCAACTGTCCGGAAAATGTAGTTTTTGTAAATGCTCTCTCCCCAATGCGAGTAAGTGTTTGTGGCAGGACCAGCTGGCCTGTAAATCCACATTCATAGAATGCGTATTCCCCTATTGCAACCAATGAATCCGAGAGGGTCAGTTCTCCTGTAAAATAGCATCCCGAAAAAGCGTTGTCTCCAATCTCGG carries:
- a CDS encoding leucine-rich repeat domain-containing protein; this encodes KPVGTLVIPDKVRKPSNGRVYQVDSIGHNAFLDCSGLTGDLVIPDTVTEIGDNAFSGCYFTGELTLSDSLVAIGEYAFYECGFTGQLVLPQTLTRIGERAFTKTTFSGQLILPEKLNYIGGLAFYHCNFTGDLIIPDGVTIINYDTFAGN